A single genomic interval of Spirosoma linguale DSM 74 harbors:
- a CDS encoding peptidase S9 prolyl oligopeptidase active site domain protein (PFAM: peptidase S9 prolyl oligopeptidase active site domain protein; peptidase S9B dipeptidylpeptidase IV domain protein; WD40 domain protein beta Propeller~KEGG: sse:Ssed_4204 peptidase S9 prolyl oligopeptidase): MKLHYFVISLFSLLSTIVLAQSPSIDQAISMKSVSNPKISPDGQWVAYTLTRTNWDENSYDTDIWLVNIQTGNRFQLTNSKKSNNSPAWSPDGKWLAFLSTRDDKPQLYLISPSGGEARAISKFETGVTAFRWSPNGKQIVFTATVPDAKPDKERKEKYSDYEVVRDDYKMVHLYLIDSLFNEKPASAKPLTRGKDFSVGNFVVSPDGKKIAYDAARNPDLINGHTSDLYVLTLGDTISRKIVSLKGPDQDPVWSPDGKQIAFVTANENEFYFYTNRLIATVPATGGTPTMLTNTFDENANLLDWTPDGILFSGYQKTSSHLFRLDPATQKTERLTKPDNLIATQFSFSKDGRQMAFVGAMPNTYAEIQTSSVQAFSPRTLTDMGAQVTPFKMSTREVISWKSADGNMIEGILIKPANYNPSQKYPLLVVIHGGPTGIDLPSITADRYYPVEQFTAKGALVLRPNYRGSAGYGGKFRALNVKNLGLGDYDDVITGVDYLISKGMVDKDKVGAMGWSQGGYISAFITTYSDRFKATSVGAGISNWATYYQNTDITPFTRQYLQGTPWDNAEIYQKTSPITYINRAKTPTLIQHGELDKRVPIANAYELRLALEDKGVPVKMVVYKGFGHGITKPKSMRQVMEENYRWFSKYIWGETFLSQN, translated from the coding sequence ATGAAACTACACTACTTTGTCATTTCCTTATTCTCTTTGCTAAGTACCATCGTGCTGGCTCAGTCGCCGTCCATCGATCAGGCTATTTCCATGAAAAGTGTGAGTAACCCCAAAATCTCGCCCGATGGCCAGTGGGTTGCGTACACGCTTACGAGAACAAACTGGGATGAAAACAGCTACGACACGGATATCTGGCTCGTCAACATCCAGACGGGCAATCGGTTCCAGCTCACCAACTCCAAAAAATCGAACAACAGCCCGGCATGGTCACCGGATGGAAAATGGCTGGCATTTCTTTCTACCCGCGACGATAAACCGCAATTGTACCTGATTAGCCCTTCAGGGGGCGAAGCGCGGGCGATTTCCAAATTTGAAACCGGAGTCACGGCCTTTAGATGGTCGCCGAATGGCAAACAAATCGTCTTTACTGCGACAGTGCCGGACGCCAAACCCGACAAAGAGCGTAAGGAAAAATACAGCGATTATGAAGTAGTACGCGACGACTACAAAATGGTACACCTGTACTTGATTGACAGCCTCTTTAATGAGAAACCCGCATCCGCCAAGCCCCTCACCAGAGGTAAGGACTTTTCGGTAGGCAACTTTGTCGTTTCTCCCGACGGAAAGAAAATAGCCTACGATGCCGCCAGGAATCCCGATCTGATCAACGGCCATACGTCCGATTTATACGTCTTGACACTCGGGGATACGATAAGTCGGAAGATCGTTTCGCTGAAAGGGCCTGACCAGGACCCGGTCTGGTCGCCCGATGGGAAGCAGATCGCTTTTGTGACAGCCAACGAGAATGAGTTTTATTTTTACACAAATCGACTCATTGCAACAGTACCAGCCACGGGGGGAACGCCCACGATGCTTACTAACACCTTCGACGAGAACGCTAATTTACTGGACTGGACACCGGATGGCATTTTGTTTAGCGGCTATCAGAAAACCAGCTCACACCTGTTTCGCCTTGACCCCGCAACCCAGAAAACCGAACGCCTGACCAAACCCGATAATCTGATCGCTACGCAGTTTTCATTCAGCAAAGATGGCCGCCAGATGGCCTTTGTGGGGGCTATGCCCAATACATATGCCGAGATTCAGACCTCGTCCGTTCAGGCTTTTTCCCCCAGGACCCTAACGGATATGGGGGCTCAGGTAACGCCGTTTAAAATGTCGACCCGTGAAGTGATCAGTTGGAAATCGGCAGACGGGAATATGATCGAAGGAATTCTTATCAAACCGGCCAATTACAATCCCTCACAAAAGTATCCCTTGCTGGTCGTTATTCACGGCGGACCAACCGGTATTGATCTGCCCTCGATCACCGCCGACCGGTACTATCCCGTTGAGCAGTTCACGGCTAAAGGCGCGTTAGTTTTACGACCTAATTACCGGGGTTCGGCCGGGTACGGCGGTAAGTTTCGGGCTTTAAATGTGAAAAACCTCGGCCTGGGGGATTATGACGATGTAATTACGGGTGTTGACTACCTGATCAGTAAAGGCATGGTTGACAAAGACAAGGTGGGCGCTATGGGCTGGAGTCAGGGAGGGTACATTTCGGCATTCATCACAACCTACAGCGACCGCTTCAAGGCGACGTCTGTTGGGGCGGGTATTTCAAACTGGGCTACCTATTACCAAAACACGGACATCACCCCTTTCACGCGTCAGTACTTACAGGGAACCCCCTGGGACAATGCTGAAATCTACCAGAAAACATCCCCAATCACCTATATCAATCGTGCCAAAACCCCCACTCTGATTCAACATGGCGAACTGGACAAGCGCGTTCCCATCGCCAATGCATATGAGTTGCGGCTGGCACTTGAAGATAAGGGCGTTCCGGTAAAAATGGTTGTTTACAAAGGATTCGGTCATGGAATCACCAAACCGAAGTCGATGCGGCAGGTTATGGAAGAAAACTACCGCTGGTTCAGTAAATACATTTGGGGCGAAACCTTTCTGAGTCAGAATTAA
- a CDS encoding Exonuclease RNase T and DNA polymerase III (PFAM: Exonuclease RNase T and DNA polymerase III~SMART: Exonuclease~KEGG: ank:AnaeK_3752 exonuclease RNase T and DNA polymerase III) encodes MPFLVLDLEMTGPEPDYNEIIQIGAVLFDDNWVERGQYLTNVYPENKDAFSSSSEKIHNLSLAELEDAPMIYDVLPEMEEWICTQLGLRVPKGQLDRTPYLRDLIICGQSVINDINFLKEAYRYEKQKWPYSRVLLDLHTLAYFTFRVLKANGRKVPDRLSLTAIASYFGFAREDGFHNALEDAVLTAKCLKEVFKLSEQLKIQP; translated from the coding sequence ATGCCTTTTTTAGTTCTTGACCTGGAGATGACCGGCCCCGAGCCAGACTATAACGAGATTATTCAGATTGGCGCCGTCCTGTTCGATGATAATTGGGTAGAGCGTGGTCAGTACCTCACCAACGTTTATCCCGAAAACAAAGACGCTTTCTCATCTTCTTCCGAGAAAATCCATAATCTGTCGCTGGCAGAGTTGGAAGATGCGCCCATGATTTACGACGTGCTGCCCGAAATGGAAGAGTGGATTTGCACCCAGCTTGGCCTGCGTGTACCCAAAGGGCAACTGGACCGAACCCCTTATCTGCGCGACCTGATCATCTGCGGGCAAAGCGTTATTAACGACATCAACTTTTTGAAGGAAGCTTACCGCTACGAAAAGCAAAAGTGGCCGTATTCGCGTGTCTTACTCGATTTACATACGCTGGCCTACTTTACCTTCCGGGTATTGAAAGCAAACGGGCGAAAAGTGCCCGACCGCCTGAGTCTGACGGCCATCGCCAGTTATTTTGGTTTCGCCCGCGAAGACGGGTTCCACAATGCGCTGGAAGATGCGGTGCTTACGGCGAAGTGCCTGAAGGAAGTATTTAAGCTGAGTGAGCAGCTGAAAATACAGCCGTAG
- a CDS encoding protein of unknown function DUF893 YccS/YhfK (PFAM: protein of unknown function DUF893 YccS/YhfK~KEGG: reu:Reut_A3032 hypothetical protein) — translation MNKRSRQVGYFLSSQYFSDGLRITLSILLPALALSQFGQLQAGMAMSLGALNVSLSDAPGPVMHRRNGMVTSAVISFLVTLITGFARMNDYTLGVEILLFGFFFSMFAIYGSRATSVGTAALLIMILMIDRPMDARGVIHESALVLSGSVWYSLISLLASRLQPYRLAQQALGQCIHEMAKLMAIKADFYDTSTSLDDNYRRLIAQQVDVNEKQDAVREVLFKSRRIVAETTRTGRLLLLTFVDVVDLYEQIIAMYYDYSDIRERFGNSGVLEHIARSIRRLSVELDHIGLAIQLPVPFHKPVDITPRLDELKRSIDDLGDEGGSTLVLRKVLVSLRTISQRVTALQKNLASPTANPINNEEMEYGRFVTHQEIDLKSYLDNLSLDSSVFRHSVRVAVAMLLGYVITKLLPYGHHSYWVLLTISVILKPAFSLTKQRNIERISGTLAGGIIGVLILTFIPNRDVQFGFMVLFMLGTYSAQRINYIVMVICVTPFVLLLFSFLGVSYLGVAEERFFDTLLGGVIALVTGYLVFPQWESDQLAKPMKAILQANIRYLQLLFDSLSGQDISLVDYKLARKEVYVTSANLSAAFDRMLSEPKHKQRNEKLIYEFVVLNHILSANVATITSAQFTNDYKVYSAQFLRPVKRALFTLNESLRRLDTSTGKPIQESVGTSPAVPESAPADPLLGEQLNFIQQVSSDIGKLVDRLV, via the coding sequence ATGAACAAGCGTAGTCGGCAAGTCGGATATTTTCTGTCGAGCCAGTATTTTTCGGATGGTCTGCGGATAACGCTGTCTATTCTGTTGCCTGCTCTGGCGCTTTCGCAGTTCGGACAGTTACAGGCGGGTATGGCTATGTCGCTGGGCGCGCTGAACGTGAGCCTGAGCGATGCTCCCGGCCCGGTCATGCACCGGCGCAACGGTATGGTTACCAGCGCCGTTATCAGTTTTCTGGTAACGCTGATTACGGGCTTCGCCCGGATGAATGACTACACACTTGGCGTTGAAATTCTGCTGTTCGGGTTCTTTTTTTCCATGTTCGCCATCTACGGAAGTCGGGCTACATCGGTGGGTACGGCGGCTCTGCTCATCATGATCCTGATGATCGACCGCCCGATGGACGCCCGCGGGGTTATTCACGAAAGTGCGCTGGTGCTGTCGGGGAGCGTGTGGTACAGCCTGATCAGTTTGCTGGCCTCCCGGCTTCAACCCTACCGGCTGGCTCAACAGGCGCTGGGTCAGTGTATTCACGAAATGGCCAAACTCATGGCCATCAAAGCTGACTTTTATGATACTTCAACCTCACTCGATGATAACTACCGTCGACTGATTGCGCAGCAGGTCGATGTAAACGAAAAACAGGATGCCGTGCGGGAGGTTTTGTTTAAAAGTCGGCGAATTGTAGCCGAAACAACGCGTACCGGGCGTCTGCTGCTGCTTACCTTCGTAGATGTCGTTGATTTATACGAGCAGATTATTGCCATGTATTACGACTACTCCGACATTCGGGAACGGTTTGGCAATTCGGGCGTCCTTGAACACATTGCCCGGTCTATCCGGCGGCTGTCCGTTGAGCTGGACCATATCGGGCTGGCCATTCAGTTACCCGTCCCGTTCCACAAACCGGTCGATATTACGCCCCGGCTGGATGAATTGAAACGCAGCATCGACGACCTCGGCGATGAAGGCGGTAGTACGCTCGTACTCAGAAAAGTACTGGTCAGCCTACGAACCATCAGCCAGCGGGTAACGGCACTCCAGAAAAATCTGGCTTCGCCAACCGCCAACCCGATCAATAATGAGGAGATGGAATACGGGCGTTTTGTAACGCACCAGGAAATCGACCTGAAATCCTATCTGGACAACCTGAGCCTCGATTCATCGGTGTTCCGGCATTCGGTTCGCGTAGCGGTTGCCATGCTGCTCGGGTACGTCATCACGAAACTCCTCCCCTACGGCCATCATAGTTATTGGGTATTACTAACAATTTCGGTGATTCTGAAACCAGCCTTCAGCCTGACCAAACAACGCAACATCGAACGCATCAGCGGTACATTGGCGGGGGGCATTATCGGCGTACTCATCCTGACGTTCATCCCGAACCGAGATGTTCAATTTGGCTTCATGGTGTTGTTTATGCTCGGCACTTACAGCGCGCAACGCATCAACTATATCGTAATGGTCATCTGCGTCACCCCGTTTGTCCTGCTGCTGTTCAGCTTTTTGGGTGTCAGCTATCTGGGCGTAGCCGAAGAGCGTTTTTTCGATACGCTGCTCGGGGGTGTCATTGCGCTGGTAACGGGCTATCTGGTTTTTCCGCAGTGGGAATCCGATCAGTTGGCTAAACCAATGAAAGCTATTCTCCAGGCAAACATCCGCTATCTGCAACTGTTGTTCGACAGTCTATCGGGTCAGGATATCAGTCTGGTTGATTATAAACTGGCCCGCAAGGAAGTTTATGTTACATCGGCCAATTTATCGGCGGCTTTCGATCGAATGCTCTCGGAACCCAAGCATAAGCAACGGAATGAAAAGCTCATTTATGAGTTTGTAGTCCTGAATCACATTCTGTCGGCCAATGTTGCGACGATTACCTCGGCCCAGTTCACGAACGACTACAAAGTTTACTCCGCTCAATTCCTGCGCCCGGTCAAGCGCGCTCTGTTTACACTGAATGAGAGCCTGCGCCGGTTAGACACATCGACCGGGAAGCCGATTCAGGAGTCGGTCGGCACGAGCCCGGCGGTTCCTGAATCGGCCCCCGCCGACCCGTTGCTGGGTGAGCAGTTGAACTTTATTCAGCAAGTGAGCAGTGATATTGGCAAACTGGTGGACCGATTGGTGTAA